Sequence from the Paenibacillus riograndensis SBR5 genome:
AGCGGGTTGCCTGCCAGATCCTTGACAGCTACCACCTGCGGAAGCATAAACCCGCGTCCGCCCGGAATGACACCCGAAGCCTGGGACAATCGGATCTGCTGGAGCAGCGGTGACACTGCGGTCATTGACCCTTCCACATCACTGACGGCAAGCAGGTTCATCTGATAGGCCCCGTGGTGCAGAATGACTCCGAGTGTCGGGTCCAGCCCATACACTGAATCATATACGGATTGGTAGACTGAATTTCTGACCGTCTGTTTAGCGGGAGGTTCTGTATCATACACCGCTGCGTACACTTTTCCTGCCTCCGCACCCGACGGGCCGTCCAGGAACATTTTCCCTGATCCAAACACAGCCCCGGGAGCCAGCAACAAGATCAGGAGCAAAAGGCACAGCCATTTGGTGATGATGCCTAACCTTCCTTGCTGCACAAGCTTTACTTTTCTTTTCGAATGTTTCATCATGCATCCCCTAACTTTTTTTGTGATGAGCTATCTAACCTGGCGAAGATTTGCCCCTCCTTTACTAATCAAAGGGAAATCCGGACAGGTTTTTACAACTGTTTATTCCGGTTCACATAAACTTCTATTTTGGTTTCTATCCAGGCTTCGAGATCACCGAGGACAAGGCTCAGCTCCGTTTTGGCCGTTTCCCCCAATAGGGTCATAGCCTTTTCTTTAGCCAGCTTGAACGCCTTCTCCATCGCCGCCGCATCAAAAGAACCCTGCTGTTTCAGCTCCTCCACGAACGTCTGGTTCACCGCAATCACCGCGGACTCAATCGCATCCCCTGCCCGGTTCAGCAGCGTGTTCACGGCCTCGGCTCCTATCTTTTCTTCCAGATGGGCTATTTCGCGTCTGGTATATGACACCATTGCTTTTGCCATTAAACCCAGCAGCGGAATAACCAGCACAGTAAGAATGGTATTGATGATTTCCGGTGTAAAATAGTCCTCCATCCCTATCGCCTCCAAAAATGAAATTTCGACAATCGAATCTTATTTACCATCGTAAATAATGGTAATTGAAAGATTATTTTTACAACTATTCGAATAAAAATAGTAATCATGTAAATTTATGTTTTTGATAGTTGTGGAATCTATGGAATATTCTACTTGTTATATAAGGAGAGAAATCAGTTGATCCGCCATGCAGCCGCAAGCGGGAGTGCAAATAGCTGCATTGTGCTCTGCGGCGGCATACGGGGATCAGGCCTGGGGGAACAGGCTGCACTGGCCAATCTATTTTTGCAAAACTGGAAATGGGGGAGTAGTCATGATTACCTATGATGACGAGCTACTTGAAACCTGCAGAAAACTGTTAAAACGTTCAGCATGGAGAATCCAGTACAAAACTCGCATTCAGCTGATCCGGGAAAGCAGCCCGCTGTATGACAATCAGTTGTATGACAGCGGCTCCGACAGCAGCTTTGAGACCATGGTGATTTCAGAGCTGTTTGTGGACGAGCTTCTGGAAACGATTCCTTGGGAGAAATGCAGGTATATCATTAAAAAAACGGTGATTGAAGGAATGGCGGAACACGAGGTTGCGAGAGAGTTACATATGACTCAACAGGGGGTTAGCAAATGGAAGCGCAAGGGGCTAGAAATCCTGAAGGAATATCTCATCATTTCGTCGAAACAGTGAAAAAAGCGCAAAACGGTGACAAAGAATCCATGGAGGATATCCTAAGTCTTTTCTCGGTAGATATTGAATATTTGTCCAAGTTCATTATGCTGCCCCGGGAAGAGGCCATCCAGACTTTGAAGATCGAACTTATAAATATTGTTTATCAGGATCTATGAAGCTAAAAATAAGAATATTCATTTCGTACACGCTCTCCACCTGAGGCTGTCAGTGCGGCTGGAAATTCATTATACAAAGCTGTCCGGAGGTGCTCCGGGCAGCTTTTACTATGATGCCGGTTGTCCGCAAGCCTATTGGGGTATTATATGAACCAATGGTATGATACATCTTATGAAAGGATGAGCCGGATGAATCAGATGACATTACAACATGCTATTGCCCCGCTGAATCTGAGGAGCTGCCTGATCAGTACCCGGGGCGAGCTTAGGTTTGAGCATTACCGGGATGACCGCACCGCTTCCGGGATTGCCAAGATCAACTCCTGTACCAAAAGCGTGCTTTCCTCGCTGATCTGCATTGCAATGGATCAAGGGCTGCTGCCGGACCCTTCGTCCAGCGTTGCCGAATTTTTCCCTCAGCTCCGCCGGGACAAGGACACGCGCAAACAGGAGATAACCCTGGAACATCTGCTGACCCTGTCTGCCGGTTTCCGCTGGAGTGAATTCGGCGGGCTGAATTCCTTCCCCAAGATGACCCGTTCCCCCGATTGGGTGGAATATGTGCTGGAACAGCCGCTCGCGGATGCTCCGGGGACACGCATGGAGTACAACTCCGGCATATCGCAGCTCTTATCCGCCATTCTGGTTCAAGCCTCGGGGATGACTACGGCACGGTTTGCCGAGCAATATTTGTTCGGACCGCTTGGAATTGAGGAATATCAATGGGAGGCTGATCCCCAAGGCATTCATACAGGCGGATTCGGGCTTCAGCTGCGGCCGTCAGCTCTGTTGAAATTTGGACAGCTCTATTTGCAGCAAGGGCGCTGGAACGGGGCGCAGCTGATTTCGCGGGAGAGGCTTGCACGTTCAGTGACAACGGCAATGCATGCGGAAGCTCCCCGCCGCGGAGGGTACGGCTGGCATTGGTGGACAGATTCCTATCCTCATGCTGCAAGTGACGGGGAGCCTCCAGCCGCCATGCAATTTTATTACGCCAGGGGGTATGCCGGACAATTTGTATATGTATTGCCGGAGCCACAGACAGTCGTCGTTCTGACTCAGGATAACAAGCGCGGCAAAAACAATCCGCCTGCGGATGTCTTCAGCGAACACATTGCGCCTCTGCTTCTGAATCCCGGCTGGCTGTAGATGCCTGTATACACGCCGTTCTTTTGGTTGATCCTCACTATGTACGCATAGTACGCATAGTACGCATAGTACGCATAGTACGCATAGTACGCATAGTACGCATAAATCCCCGTTAACCTTAAGTAATAAGGCAACGGGGATTATGTGCTGACTCCTGTATTCAATTTCTATCATTTCCTCCAAGTAACAAGCCATATCCCTGACATGGTAATTGTTCTCATATTCAACTTACTGTTTTACCCGTACTCTCCTGTCCGGAGCATTAATCCATGTCCTGCATATGGGGGTGAATTCCCGCGTACACGATTCCACGAAAAACGTTTTCACCGGCGTTTTTCCTGTTGTGAATATCGTATTTGTACGCTTCGCTAACCTTTTTCAACGGAATCACGCTCTTTCTTCGGCAAGATAGCTCTTGCTTGAATGAATAGCTTTTTCCTTTACTAAAGATTTGCTGCCCTGGTTACCCGCATCCCCACGGTCTGCCGAAAGATGTTGTCACGTCCACCCTTCTACCCGCAGCCGATTCCGGCATGCTTCGCTAACTCAGTACATTGGATTCTCTCCTTTCCTACATTCATTTCTAAATTTAGGAATGAGACAGTCACCCGGGTAACCCCTGATCTTTGCTTAGGTGGTTCCTGTGGTGATGTCTACATTCTAGCGCATAAAGGATAAAATTTAAAACTTCAAAAGCCTATATATTCCCCCATATTTCCTGAAAATTCGCCATTTTCTTGCCTGATCTTCCCAAGCCTAAGAATTGCTGAGGTTTATTTCATTTTGGTTGCGTTTTCATTTCCAGCTTAAAATTTCATCTGATTCAACCATCTGGACAAACGCTCTTCCCGTAACTTCAGCTCATGCTCCCGGGAATTGTATTTACCAAGCCACTGCTCCGAAGCCATATTCCCATCCAGCATATACAGTACCCGTTCGGCCTTGGCAGCCACTCTCGGATCATGGGTTGCCAGCAAAATGGTGGTCCCTGATTGGTTGATCTCTGCCAGAATCCCCATGATCTCAGTGGCAGCCTGCGAATTCAAAGCACCGGTAGGTTCGTCGCCAAAAAGCATCACCGGCTCATTGATCAGAGCCCTGCAGATCGCCGCTCTTTGCATTTGTCCTCCGGACACTTGCGTAATATTCCGTTCGGCCAGTGCAGAAATGCCGGTTAATCTCATTAACTCGGCAGCTGACTTATTGATGCTCCTGCGGCTTATTTGCCCGGCACGGTAAGCCGGCAAAAGAATGTTGTCGCGGATGTTCAGATTTTTCAACAAATGCATCTGCTGAAAAATAAAGCCCATTTCGTTCAGCCGTATCTCCGCGAGTTCATTCTCATTCAGGCCCGCAAGCTCCCGTCCGTTAAATGCCACACTGCCGGTGGTGATTGGGTCCATCCCGCTCACTGTGTACAGCAGCGTAGATTTTCCGGACCCCGAAGGTCCCATCACTGCCACAAATTCACCTTGCTGAATCTGCAATTTGATATTTCTAAGTACAGGCTGCGGATTGGATTGGCCGTTATCATACACCTTATGCAACCCGCTCGCTTCTAAAATAACCATGTTGCTGTCCCCTCTCATTCGGCTGTATGCTGTGCGTTACTAACCCTTTTTACCGATAATGTGCTTATTATTGCCGCAAGGCCTACAGTTAGAAGATAACCGCAGGGCAGAACCAGATAAGCCAGCAGCGGTTGAGCCGCAAGCTCAATCCGGGAGGCGCCCATCATCGAGCCCAAGAGACGCACCAGAGCTTCTCCGATTGTACCGGATGCGAATGTTCCACTGACGATCCCAATCGAGGCTACGGAAACTATCTTGGTCAGATACTGCCAGCAGATATCCCGGTGTGTGAATCCCATGCTTTTCATAATAGCAATTTGCGAGGTATCCTTAGCCAGCAGCATCTTCAGGAACAGTGAGGTCATCATGATCGTTACCGCCAGGGAGACAGCGATCGCGAGACCCGTTACCAGTTTCAGCCGGGCGATTGTATTCCCCAGAGTTTGCGATAAATAGCTGTCCAGATGAGTGATTTTGGCTGATGAAAAGCTCTGCTCATACTGCTTCATTTTGTCAGTTGCAGATACCCCCGGTTTGAGATCCAGAGCCACTATGTACCACAGAACATTCTTCCGGTCATAGCCTATGCGCGCTTTGGCGGTCCGGCCGCCATTGGTGATGTCCTGGTAAATCCCGCTCACCGTCACATCCAGCTTTTTGCCGCCGGCCTCCAGAATAAGAATATCCCCTACCTTTTTGTTAAGTTCACGTGCATTCAGATCCGAGAGTGCAATTTCATTGCCTGCTTCCGGTGCGGTTCCATGGAGATATGACAAAGGAAATATAGAAAAATCTCCTGTCTCCACATTAAGATTGGCCCATAAACCGTCATTGCCAAGTACTTTGAACCTGCTGGTAACTAAAGGCGATAAGCGTTCGATGTCGGGATCGTTTTTCAATGCTGAAAGCATAACATGATATCGCTGCTCTGTATCTCCGGCGGACTGCAGATCAATGCGCAGATCGCTTTGCCCTACTCCCATATAGGAAATGAAGTTTGGCGACTTCAGCGTGTGCAAGAGATTAACCGGAACAATGATCAGGAACAAACAGATCACCATCACGACAAACAATATTCCAAACATGCTGAACCGCCGGCAGACATCCTTTATGCCAAGAAATATATTGACGTGCACATACTTTCGCCTGCTTAGCTGGTACCGCCGGTTATGCCTATGCCCCGTTCCGAGTGTGCCTGTTCTTAATGCCTTTGCTGCCGAAATCCGGCCAAACCTCCCAAGAATAATCCTGCAAAAAAACATCACCAGTCCAAAAATCAGTCCTGCGGCGAATATCGGAACCATAATCTTCAGCAGGCTGGCCGGAGCCGTTCCCATATACAGACTGATATTAGAGGTAAACAGCCCCAATACAGCAAATGACAGGCCGTATCCCCCACAGCAGGCGAGCGCCGCCAGGATGAAGTACTTGCCAAAATAGAGCTTGCGGATATCCTTCCTGGAAATACCGATGGCCTTCATGACACCAATCTCGCGGTAGTCCTCCTCCAGAGTGGCAAGCAGGGTAAACCGCAGGCAAAGACAGGCGATAACGATCAGCAGCATACTGGCCGCAATGATGACAATGGCTATGATTCCATCCGTCAGGGCATTCAATGTTTTTAATAAAGGATAGTCAATATTCGGCCCTTTATCCGGCAGATTCGAGGCTTTATACGCATTGCGGAACTCCGCCAACCTGCTGGAATCATTCAGCTGAAATTCAATCAGATATTCAATTTCCCCGAGCTTGCCCTTCAGGAGCCGGTAGTCTGATTCGTTGACCACAAACCGCTTCGAGCTGACAAGAGAAGGATTCATCTGTACATCACGGACAAAATCACTGATTGTATAAATCCATTCATCCGGTCCATCGGACACCTTCACTTGATCTCCGATATGCAGGTTGTTCTGCTGCATGTAGTAGATCGGGACGGCGATATTCCCTTCAGGCACTTCAATGATTTGATTATCCAGATTCAGCAGGTAATCAAACGCTGGATTCTGCCGGACAAAACTGATGTCCATCACACTGCTGCCTTCCGAACGGGTACTTTCCCCCAGGTAAACCCTGGAGCCGTCTATATTCAGCATCTCTTGAGTCTGCTGCTGTTTGACAAGCGGATTATTTGCTGTAAACTCCCGGATGGCATCAGCATTAATCGGCCCCGAATGCATCTGAACGAAATGCGGAGCTTGTGCCTGGACAAGCAGACTGCGGAGCGAGCCGGACAGCTCCACCAGAATATGGGTGGCACTGGCTGCCAGCAATGCGGACAGCATGATAAACAGAACCAGGCCAACGGAGATGATTTTATTTCTTCGGATATCTCTTTTCACCATTTGCAGCAGCATTGTTAGTTGCTCTCCTGTCCATGACCGAAATATTTATTTCATCTTCTTATTGAGAGAACGGATAGATGTCATACCGGAAATCATAAATGCTGCAAACACGATAAGTCCTCCCGCGACCATCAGAAGCAGCCCAATTCCCCGCCCTTCCCCTGTCCCTATAATTCTGCCTACGCTGGATGCCAGCATTCCCCCTTCCTGTAAAAGCGGGTTAAACACTTGATCCGACAGTACCCCGGAACAGGCATAGGCCGCGACATAACCAAACTGGGACAGTACGCCAATAATCCCCCAGGCTCTGCCTTGCACCTCACCGGGAATATTGCTGCGGATCATGACATCCGCACTGGTGTTCACGAATGGCAGGGCTGCAAAGAAAAGGAATCCGGCAGATGTGATCAACGCTGTATTTGTGCTCATTCCCACCAGTGCAAAACACAGCCCGGCCACACCCAGGCTGACCGCCAGTAACCTCACAATGTTGCCCTTAAGGCTGAATATCCCGATGACCAGACTCCCGGCCAGCATCCCAACAGCGCTGATAGATTCGATCATGCCAAGCGTCCTCGTATCCGTAAAAGCCAGCAGCAAGGGGGTAAACAGGGTCTGCAGAAAACCTGCACAAAAAGTCACCATCGAGAGCACGAAAATAAGCTGAAGTACTCCCTGAACGGAAGCAAGTGCTTTCCAGCCTTCCCTCAAATCTTTGAACAGCTGCAAAGGCACTCCCGTAACCGCCGCTGACTTCGGAGTGTTCATACTCCGCTTCACAGCAAAAACGGCAAACACAGTAACCAGAAAGGTGAAAATATCTATAATCAGAATGTTCTTAATATCAGTGATAGCCAGCAAGCTCCCGGCGAGCACCGGGGAAAGAAGATATTTCGAAGATGCTGCAAGCTGGACCAGCCCGCTGGCCTTGGCAAATTGCTCTACGCTCAATAAATCGGTAATGGTAGCCTTATAAGCAGGTTCCAGCAAGGAAACAAACACTGAACTAAGCGCCACGCCCAAACAAATCTGCCCGAGGGAGGGCTCGCCTTCCAGCATCAAAACCAGAATGAACACCAGACCAACAGCCGAGCCTAAGTCACCCGTTATCATCATGAGCCTCCGGTCAAAGCGGTCTGCGAGTACTCCGCCAAACGGACCAAGTACAATCGACGGAACATAAGCGCATAAGGTGACCATTGCAACACTGGTGGCTGTACCTGTCATATGAAAGACGTATACCCCGAGTGCAAAAGCTGTCAAACCGCTGCCTATGCTGGATATCCATTCCCCCATCCATAAGAGCAGGAAGCGTCCATAAGACCTACTGCTCATCATTGCCTGGAGAAGTCTGGCTGAACATTTGCGTGACATAAGCGAAACTTCCCGGTTCTGCTCCAAGCGTTACCTCCATGATGTGGATGAAGGCCTGTATTTTTCGAAGCATTTCCTCGGGTGTCCACATGAAGATTCCTTCATCCAGCAGAAACTGCGAAGCAGCCAGTAAAAATTCCATCGTTTCTTTGGGGTACGGAGTGCGAAACAGCTTTTCCTCTATCCCCTGATTGATTACCTCTGTTAGAACAGGCGTCAACTGCAGAATCGTCTCTGCCAGACTTTTCTGGTGAATCTGTGCATTCTCCGCCTCATGAAACTGCTCAATCATCTTTTCCTTCCGGACTGTATCGGGCTTCTGAGCCATAATAATCTGCAGCAGCTTGTCGTGCACAGTAAGCTTCGGATCGGAGGCTATAGCTCTGGCTGCAGCCACGCCGGCTTCAATAAACCGCATGACCACCGCATCCATCACTTCTTCTTTGGATTTGAAATAATAATAGAAGGTCCCCTTGGCAATCCCGATTTCCTGCAAAATATCATTGACCGTTGTTTTGTTATAGCCCTTTGTAAAAAAAAGCCCCTCCGCTGTATCTAAAATCTCATTTCTGCGTTCAATTGGCTCTTTGGATATTCTCATCAATAACCTCCTCACTCAACTGACCGACCGTCGGTCTATAATAAGTATAGGGATTATTTGGGTGATGTCAAGAAAAAACGGCCAGCCCGCAGGAATACTCCTGTCTGCTGACCGCTTTATTTTTACATAGACAAGCTCTGAGTTTTATTTCTCCGCAATAACACGGCAATTAGATAGATTCCATACAGCAGATAGAGGATATTTAATAGAGCAACTGCCGGAATTTCCATATCCGGATTTTCATTGCAAACCATAGCGAGCGCATCATAAATAAAATGGAAGGCAATCAAAGGAATGATGTTGTCCGTTGTTTCAATTAACAGCGCCAGAACACAGCCCAGCAGCAGCGCATTGATCACTTGAAGAACAATATGTATAAGATCGGTTCCGTTCAGCGCATTGGCCATATGCAGGATGCCAAAAAACACTGAAGAAAAAACAATATAAAATACAGGTCCCTTGAACCGGAGCTTCTCCCGGATGATCCCCCGGAAAATCGTTTCTTCGGTAAAACCGACACAGACGGTCAGCAGAAGAATACTCCCCACCTCGATCCAGGAAAGCTTGGTGTTAATCCCGGCCATGGCCGGCTGAATCAGCGCAATGACCAGCAGTGGAATGTAATAAAGCGCACGCTTTTCCTTTACCCCCTCGAACCTTTTGAATCCGTAGCTGCCACGCGGCCTGCTGCTTCTGCTCATATACACCGTAACAATCACGGCCATAAGGAAAAAAGCGCACGCCTGGGCGAAGCGGCCCCCCGTGTCGTCAAGCTCCATGATGCTCGCTGCCGCTGAGGCTGCCGATACCAGCAGAGTCAGTACTATGCCCAGCATAAGTGAAAATAAAACCGGATGTCCTTTTTTTGCCAAGTGCTCTTTCATAGCTCGTCTCCTTTATAATCATTTGCTGTTTTCATTGGCCCATGAGGCCAATAATGGATTAAT
This genomic interval carries:
- a CDS encoding ABC transporter permease, whose protein sequence is MLLQMVKRDIRRNKIISVGLVLFIMLSALLAASATHILVELSGSLRSLLVQAQAPHFVQMHSGPINADAIREFTANNPLVKQQQTQEMLNIDGSRVYLGESTRSEGSSVMDISFVRQNPAFDYLLNLDNQIIEVPEGNIAVPIYYMQQNNLHIGDQVKVSDGPDEWIYTISDFVRDVQMNPSLVSSKRFVVNESDYRLLKGKLGEIEYLIEFQLNDSSRLAEFRNAYKASNLPDKGPNIDYPLLKTLNALTDGIIAIVIIAASMLLIVIACLCLRFTLLATLEEDYREIGVMKAIGISRKDIRKLYFGKYFILAALACCGGYGLSFAVLGLFTSNISLYMGTAPASLLKIMVPIFAAGLIFGLVMFFCRIILGRFGRISAAKALRTGTLGTGHRHNRRYQLSRRKYVHVNIFLGIKDVCRRFSMFGILFVVMVICLFLIIVPVNLLHTLKSPNFISYMGVGQSDLRIDLQSAGDTEQRYHVMLSALKNDPDIERLSPLVTSRFKVLGNDGLWANLNVETGDFSIFPLSYLHGTAPEAGNEIALSDLNARELNKKVGDILILEAGGKKLDVTVSGIYQDITNGGRTAKARIGYDRKNVLWYIVALDLKPGVSATDKMKQYEQSFSSAKITHLDSYLSQTLGNTIARLKLVTGLAIAVSLAVTIMMTSLFLKMLLAKDTSQIAIMKSMGFTHRDICWQYLTKIVSVASIGIVSGTFASGTIGEALVRLLGSMMGASRIELAAQPLLAYLVLPCGYLLTVGLAAIISTLSVKRVSNAQHTAE
- a CDS encoding RNA polymerase sigma factor, translating into MITYDDELLETCRKLLKRSAWRIQYKTRIQLIRESSPLYDNQLYDSGSDSSFETMVISELFVDELLETIPWEKCRYIIKKTVIEGMAEHEVARELHMTQQGVSKWKRKGLEILKEYLIISSKQ
- a CDS encoding helix-turn-helix domain-containing protein gives rise to the protein MKKAQNGDKESMEDILSLFSVDIEYLSKFIMLPREEAIQTLKIELINIVYQDL
- a CDS encoding CPBP family intramembrane glutamic endopeptidase; the protein is MKEHLAKKGHPVLFSLMLGIVLTLLVSAASAAASIMELDDTGGRFAQACAFFLMAVIVTVYMSRSSRPRGSYGFKRFEGVKEKRALYYIPLLVIALIQPAMAGINTKLSWIEVGSILLLTVCVGFTEETIFRGIIREKLRFKGPVFYIVFSSVFFGILHMANALNGTDLIHIVLQVINALLLGCVLALLIETTDNIIPLIAFHFIYDALAMVCNENPDMEIPAVALLNILYLLYGIYLIAVLLRRNKTQSLSM
- a CDS encoding serine hydrolase domain-containing protein gives rise to the protein MNQMTLQHAIAPLNLRSCLISTRGELRFEHYRDDRTASGIAKINSCTKSVLSSLICIAMDQGLLPDPSSSVAEFFPQLRRDKDTRKQEITLEHLLTLSAGFRWSEFGGLNSFPKMTRSPDWVEYVLEQPLADAPGTRMEYNSGISQLLSAILVQASGMTTARFAEQYLFGPLGIEEYQWEADPQGIHTGGFGLQLRPSALLKFGQLYLQQGRWNGAQLISRERLARSVTTAMHAEAPRRGGYGWHWWTDSYPHAASDGEPPAAMQFYYARGYAGQFVYVLPEPQTVVVLTQDNKRGKNNPPADVFSEHIAPLLLNPGWL
- a CDS encoding ABC transporter ATP-binding protein; the protein is MVILEASGLHKVYDNGQSNPQPVLRNIKLQIQQGEFVAVMGPSGSGKSTLLYTVSGMDPITTGSVAFNGRELAGLNENELAEIRLNEMGFIFQQMHLLKNLNIRDNILLPAYRAGQISRRSINKSAAELMRLTGISALAERNITQVSGGQMQRAAICRALINEPVMLFGDEPTGALNSQAATEIMGILAEINQSGTTILLATHDPRVAAKAERVLYMLDGNMASEQWLGKYNSREHELKLREERLSRWLNQMKF
- a CDS encoding MFS transporter; the protein is MMSSRSYGRFLLLWMGEWISSIGSGLTAFALGVYVFHMTGTATSVAMVTLCAYVPSIVLGPFGGVLADRFDRRLMMITGDLGSAVGLVFILVLMLEGEPSLGQICLGVALSSVFVSLLEPAYKATITDLLSVEQFAKASGLVQLAASSKYLLSPVLAGSLLAITDIKNILIIDIFTFLVTVFAVFAVKRSMNTPKSAAVTGVPLQLFKDLREGWKALASVQGVLQLIFVLSMVTFCAGFLQTLFTPLLLAFTDTRTLGMIESISAVGMLAGSLVIGIFSLKGNIVRLLAVSLGVAGLCFALVGMSTNTALITSAGFLFFAALPFVNTSADVMIRSNIPGEVQGRAWGIIGVLSQFGYVAAYACSGVLSDQVFNPLLQEGGMLASSVGRIIGTGEGRGIGLLLMVAGGLIVFAAFMISGMTSIRSLNKKMK
- a CDS encoding TetR/AcrR family transcriptional regulator, producing the protein MRISKEPIERRNEILDTAEGLFFTKGYNKTTVNDILQEIGIAKGTFYYYFKSKEEVMDAVVMRFIEAGVAAARAIASDPKLTVHDKLLQIIMAQKPDTVRKEKMIEQFHEAENAQIHQKSLAETILQLTPVLTEVINQGIEEKLFRTPYPKETMEFLLAASQFLLDEGIFMWTPEEMLRKIQAFIHIMEVTLGAEPGSFAYVTQMFSQTSPGNDEQ